A stretch of Acidimicrobiales bacterium DNA encodes these proteins:
- a CDS encoding rod shape-determining protein: MARDLAIDLGTANTLVYARGEGIVLNEPSVIALNSRNGEVLAMGHEAWQMIGRTPSYIVAVRPLRKGAITDFDVTQRMIRLLLQRVGVSRLNRPRVVICVPSAITAVERRAVTEAAKRAGAADARLIEQPVAAAIGADLPINEPIGNMVIDIGGGTTETALISLGGVVALEAVRVGSFDIDNAIQGYVRREYGIAVGERTAEEIKIVLGSADPTEDEVNAEVRGRELMSGLPKTVILTPGEIREAIDEPVTAMVDSVLSCLAQAPPELAQDLIVQGIHLVGGGGMLKGMDSRLSREAEVQVRLVDAPLEAVAYGAGRVIEHYESVQAMFMEGGSSRR, encoded by the coding sequence CTGGCACGAGACCTTGCGATCGATCTGGGGACGGCCAACACGCTGGTCTACGCCCGGGGTGAGGGCATCGTCTTGAACGAGCCGTCCGTGATCGCGCTCAACAGTCGCAACGGCGAAGTGCTCGCGATGGGCCACGAGGCGTGGCAGATGATCGGCCGCACGCCGAGCTACATCGTTGCCGTCCGGCCGCTGCGCAAGGGCGCGATCACCGACTTCGACGTCACCCAGCGCATGATCCGGCTGCTGTTGCAGCGGGTCGGCGTGTCGCGGCTCAACCGGCCCCGCGTCGTCATCTGCGTGCCCTCCGCCATCACCGCCGTCGAGCGTCGGGCCGTGACCGAGGCCGCCAAGCGCGCCGGTGCCGCCGATGCCCGGCTCATCGAGCAGCCGGTCGCCGCCGCCATCGGTGCCGACCTGCCGATCAACGAGCCCATCGGCAACATGGTGATCGACATCGGTGGTGGCACCACCGAGACCGCCCTCATCTCCCTCGGCGGCGTCGTGGCGCTCGAGGCGGTGCGGGTCGGCTCGTTCGACATCGACAACGCGATCCAGGGTTACGTCCGCCGGGAGTACGGCATCGCGGTCGGTGAGCGCACCGCCGAGGAGATCAAGATCGTGCTGGGCTCCGCCGACCCCACCGAGGACGAGGTCAACGCGGAAGTGCGGGGCCGCGAGCTGATGAGTGGGTTGCCGAAGACCGTCATCCTCACGCCGGGCGAGATCCGGGAGGCCATCGACGAACCGGTCACCGCGATGGTCGATTCCGTCCTCTCCTGCCTGGCGCAGGCACCCCCGGAGCTCGCCCAGGACCTCATCGTGCAGGGCATCCACCTCGTCGGTGGCGGCGGCATGCTCAAGGGAATGGACAGCCGTCTCTCCCGCGAGGCCGAGGTGCAGGTCCGCCTGGTCGACGCGCCGCTCGAGGCCGTCGCCTACGGCGCCGGTCGGGTCATCGAGCACTACGAGTCCGTGCAGGCGATGTTCATGGAGGGCGGCAGCTCCCGCCGCTGA
- a CDS encoding sigma-70 family RNA polymerase sigma factor, with translation MPGDTQRGSADAVPTWEEVARDHFRFMYAVAYRLAGNQSDAEDVVQEALLRVKRGLVTYTPGSLQGWLARIVTNVFLDETRRRKRRPQTALPDDPDRVIAGGPAADEDLAMRSLPDHIQTAVNQLADEFRTAVVLCDVAGLSYDEIATHTGVPVGTVRSRVHRGRSRLRELLT, from the coding sequence GTGCCCGGTGACACCCAGCGAGGATCGGCCGATGCCGTTCCCACGTGGGAGGAGGTCGCGCGTGACCACTTCCGATTCATGTATGCCGTCGCGTACCGACTGGCGGGGAACCAATCCGATGCCGAGGACGTTGTCCAGGAGGCGTTGCTCCGGGTGAAGCGGGGCCTCGTCACCTACACCCCCGGCTCACTCCAAGGATGGCTCGCCCGCATCGTGACCAACGTGTTCCTCGACGAGACCCGGCGCCGCAAGCGGCGACCGCAGACGGCCCTGCCCGACGACCCCGATCGCGTGATCGCGGGCGGACCCGCCGCGGACGAGGACCTCGCCATGCGGTCGCTGCCCGACCACATCCAGACCGCCGTGAACCAGCTGGCGGACGAGTTCCGCACCGCCGTGGTGCTCTGTGACGTGGCCGGGCTCAGCTACGACGAGATCGCTACCCACACGGGCGTGCCGGTCGGGACGGTCCGCTCGCGGGTCCACCGCGGCCGCTCGCGACTGCGGGAGCTGCTGACATGA
- a CDS encoding WhiB family transcriptional regulator, with product MDTSWMAAGNCATHPPDTFFPSDGVGVEVARRICDGCPVQERCLEYALRNRIDHGVWGGTSERQRRRILKARRQETIALAS from the coding sequence ATGGACACCAGTTGGATGGCCGCAGGAAATTGCGCCACCCACCCCCCGGACACCTTCTTTCCCTCCGACGGCGTCGGTGTGGAGGTGGCCCGCCGCATCTGCGACGGCTGTCCGGTCCAGGAGCGCTGCCTCGAGTACGCGCTGCGGAACCGCATCGACCACGGCGTGTGGGGTGGCACGAGCGAGCGCCAGCGGCGTCGCATCCTGAAGGCGCGTCGCCAGGAGACCATCGCGCTCGCGAGCTGA
- a CDS encoding NUDIX hydrolase: protein MRDLRAKLTEVHPDVEVWAAGGVVIRDAGGELEVLLVHRPEQADWSFPKGKLDPGETLGRTAEREVREETGYRCNRLQRLPEVRYVAKGKQKLVVYWTMEILDGTFEPNDEVDALGWFDLVSAGRVLTYDRDVDLLDAIRPTQAHLRMRA, encoded by the coding sequence ATGCGTGACCTTCGGGCGAAGCTGACCGAGGTCCATCCCGACGTCGAGGTGTGGGCGGCGGGCGGCGTCGTCATCCGCGACGCCGGCGGCGAGCTCGAGGTGCTGCTGGTCCACCGCCCGGAGCAAGCGGACTGGTCGTTCCCGAAGGGGAAGCTGGACCCCGGCGAGACCCTCGGACGCACAGCCGAGCGCGAGGTCCGAGAGGAGACGGGCTACCGCTGCAACCGGCTCCAGCGCCTTCCCGAGGTGCGCTATGTCGCCAAGGGCAAGCAGAAACTGGTCGTCTACTGGACGATGGAGATCCTCGACGGCACGTTCGAACCGAACGACGAGGTCGATGCCCTCGGGTGGTTCGACCTCGTCTCGGCCGGCCGCGTGCTGACCTACGACCGTGACGTCGACCTGCTCGACGCGATCCGGCCGACCCAGGCGCACCTTAGGATGCGGGCGTGA
- a CDS encoding WhiB family transcriptional regulator, which yields MAITSDTEAEEKAWQDYANCLGVDPDLFFPERGASTREAKEVCRGCVVRDDCLEYALQNGEKFGIWGGMSERERRRIRRQRALARAAAAAQAGSVTA from the coding sequence ATGGCCATCACTTCCGACACCGAAGCCGAGGAGAAGGCGTGGCAGGACTACGCCAACTGTCTCGGAGTCGATCCTGATCTGTTCTTCCCCGAGCGGGGAGCGTCCACCCGCGAGGCGAAAGAAGTCTGTCGAGGGTGCGTCGTTCGCGACGACTGCCTCGAATACGCCTTGCAGAACGGCGAGAAGTTCGGCATCTGGGGCGGGATGAGCGAGCGGGAGCGCCGCCGGATCCGCCGTCAGCGGGCCCTGGCCCGTGCCGCGGCAGCTGCCCAGGCCGGCTCCGTCACCGCCTGA
- the ppk1 gene encoding polyphosphate kinase 1, translating to MNESSRSARVGGWDVNDTDLLNRELSWLAFNARVLALADDPDTPLLERVAFLAIYASNLDEFFQVRVAGLDDQVAGGISTPGPDGRTPREQVAAIRDVVTELGARHEDAIVDDMMPALRDAGIELVAAADLTDAERAELAEHFRQRIFPILTPLAVDPGHPFPYISDLSLNLAVVVRDRVDGRSLFARVKVPNTIDRWQKIGDGRYVALETVIEAHLDQLFEGMEIIESHLFRVTRNADLTLEDAEADDLLAAVEMELRRRRFGRAVRLEVAATISDAVLDLLIRELDLEPHEIYPTAAPLDATSLFEIAGLDRPELKWPDWQGVVEPALVGEDGPAEFFAAMRRGDVFLHHPYSSFGSSVVEFIRQASRDPQVLAIKLTLYRTSGDSTIIDALIRAAEGGKQIAVLVELKARFDEAANIGWARRLEQAGVHVAYGIVGLKIHSKICMVVRQEGDGIRRYCHVGTGNYNHHTARIYEDFGVLTADAEVGDDLADLFNGLTGYSHAQQFARLLVAPHHLRSELYRLIDREIESGRGRIVMKMNSLVDADMIAKLYEASQGGVDIDLVVRGICCLRPGVPGLSDRIRVRSVVGRYLEHSRIYRFGNGNGPGEPLTYIGSADLMTRNLDRRIEVLLELRDEATLARLQEAIDVNLTDDRLAWTLDGSGVWTRRRGTVGVDAHERFQQLARARSAAHA from the coding sequence GTGAACGAGTCGTCGCGCTCGGCTCGGGTCGGCGGCTGGGACGTCAACGACACCGACCTGCTCAACCGCGAGCTCAGTTGGCTCGCGTTCAACGCCCGGGTGTTGGCCCTGGCGGACGACCCCGACACGCCCCTGCTCGAACGCGTGGCGTTCCTCGCCATCTACGCCAGCAATCTCGACGAGTTCTTCCAGGTACGCGTCGCCGGCCTCGACGACCAGGTCGCGGGCGGGATCTCCACGCCCGGGCCGGACGGCCGCACGCCGCGCGAGCAGGTCGCGGCCATTCGTGACGTCGTCACCGAACTGGGGGCTCGGCACGAGGACGCGATCGTCGACGACATGATGCCCGCCTTGCGGGACGCCGGGATCGAACTCGTCGCCGCGGCCGACCTGACCGACGCCGAACGGGCCGAGCTGGCCGAGCACTTCCGCCAACGGATCTTCCCGATCCTCACCCCCTTGGCGGTGGACCCCGGCCATCCGTTCCCCTACATCTCCGACCTGTCGCTGAACCTCGCGGTGGTCGTGCGGGACCGGGTCGACGGCCGGTCCCTCTTCGCCCGGGTCAAGGTGCCGAACACCATCGACCGGTGGCAGAAGATCGGCGACGGGCGCTATGTCGCGCTCGAAACGGTGATCGAGGCGCATCTCGACCAGCTGTTCGAGGGCATGGAGATCATCGAGTCGCATCTGTTCCGCGTCACCCGCAACGCGGACCTCACGCTGGAGGACGCCGAGGCCGACGATCTGCTCGCCGCGGTGGAGATGGAGCTGCGTCGCCGTCGGTTCGGGCGGGCCGTGCGGCTCGAGGTCGCGGCGACGATCTCCGACGCCGTTCTCGACCTCCTGATCCGGGAGCTCGACCTCGAACCCCACGAGATCTACCCCACGGCGGCGCCGCTCGACGCGACCTCGCTGTTCGAGATCGCCGGGCTCGATCGTCCCGAGTTGAAGTGGCCGGACTGGCAGGGCGTCGTGGAGCCCGCGCTCGTCGGCGAGGACGGACCGGCGGAGTTCTTCGCGGCGATGCGCCGCGGCGATGTGTTCCTCCACCACCCGTACTCGTCGTTCGGATCATCGGTGGTCGAGTTCATCCGACAGGCCTCGCGGGACCCGCAGGTGCTGGCGATCAAGCTGACGCTCTACCGCACGTCGGGCGACAGCACGATCATCGACGCGCTGATCCGGGCGGCCGAAGGCGGCAAGCAGATCGCCGTCCTCGTGGAGCTCAAGGCGCGCTTCGACGAGGCGGCCAACATCGGCTGGGCCCGGCGGCTGGAGCAGGCCGGCGTGCACGTGGCCTACGGGATCGTCGGTCTGAAGATCCACTCGAAGATCTGCATGGTCGTGCGCCAGGAGGGCGATGGCATCCGGCGCTACTGCCACGTCGGCACGGGCAACTACAACCACCACACGGCCCGCATCTACGAGGACTTCGGGGTCCTGACCGCGGACGCCGAGGTGGGCGACGATCTCGCCGACCTCTTCAACGGACTGACCGGCTACAGCCACGCGCAACAGTTCGCCCGCCTGCTCGTCGCGCCGCACCACCTGCGCTCCGAGCTGTACCGCCTCATCGACCGGGAGATCGAGTCGGGTCGGGGGCGCATCGTCATGAAGATGAACAGCCTCGTCGACGCCGACATGATCGCGAAGCTCTACGAGGCGTCGCAGGGCGGCGTGGACATCGATCTCGTCGTGCGGGGCATCTGCTGTCTGCGTCCGGGTGTGCCGGGTCTGTCGGACCGCATCCGCGTCCGTTCCGTGGTCGGGCGCTACCTCGAGCACTCGCGGATCTATCGGTTCGGCAACGGGAACGGCCCCGGCGAGCCGTTGACCTACATCGGCAGTGCCGACCTGATGACCCGCAACCTCGACCGCCGGATCGAGGTCCTCCTGGAGCTGCGGGACGAGGCGACGCTCGCCCGGTTGCAGGAAGCGATCGACGTGAACCTCACCGACGATCGCCTCGCGTGGACCCTCGACGGGTCCGGGGTGTGGACGAGACGTCGGGGTACGGTCGGCGTCGATGCCCACGAGCGGTTCCAGCAGCTCGCGCGGGCGAGGAGTGCGGCCCATGCGTGA
- a CDS encoding PDZ domain-containing protein encodes MADGETDGAEPAGRPPLPRADRVWRHPAEAAMEARQIVTTARRRRRRRAGISILGVAGAAAVLWLSQSGPTEVTVSADLASVGPAGGALPSTTAVAALLGLDAAPANMILVRAPDSTETLGAALAVRDGYVITSGQAVGGADEVMVSFGATTAHGVVVGHDAATDIAVIRLDTTMPSAPAPDADADLAAGDVVTIALQNGAESTQTVVEPASATALKDGASIVGIVELDGRLGEIAPGSPAYDASGSLVGVATATADTAPAALVTIRIARAVADDIIADGAADHPWLGVTARTHAEEPLGSLITALTEDGPAASGGVEVGDIVTAIGQNPVDSMEAMVASLRSYEPGTTVAIEVDRDGESITCVVELDSVLDHAA; translated from the coding sequence GTGGCAGACGGGGAGACGGACGGCGCGGAGCCCGCGGGACGGCCGCCGCTCCCGCGCGCCGACCGCGTGTGGCGTCACCCCGCCGAAGCAGCGATGGAGGCGCGGCAGATCGTGACGACGGCGCGACGCCGCCGGCGCCGCCGGGCCGGGATCTCGATCCTGGGCGTGGCCGGTGCCGCCGCCGTGTTGTGGCTGAGCCAGTCCGGCCCGACCGAGGTCACGGTGTCCGCCGACCTCGCGTCGGTCGGGCCCGCCGGTGGTGCGCTGCCGTCGACCACCGCGGTCGCCGCTCTGCTCGGGCTCGACGCCGCCCCCGCGAACATGATCCTGGTCCGCGCGCCGGATTCGACGGAGACCCTCGGCGCCGCGCTCGCCGTGCGCGACGGCTACGTGATCACCAGCGGGCAGGCGGTCGGCGGCGCCGACGAGGTCATGGTGTCGTTCGGCGCCACCACCGCCCACGGCGTCGTCGTCGGCCACGACGCGGCGACCGACATCGCGGTGATCCGGCTCGACACGACGATGCCGAGCGCACCGGCCCCGGACGCCGACGCGGACCTCGCCGCCGGCGATGTCGTCACGATCGCGCTCCAGAACGGCGCGGAGAGCACCCAGACCGTCGTCGAACCGGCATCGGCGACGGCCCTGAAGGACGGCGCATCCATCGTCGGCATCGTCGAACTCGACGGGCGACTCGGTGAGATCGCGCCGGGGAGTCCGGCCTACGACGCGTCCGGGTCACTGGTCGGGGTCGCCACCGCGACGGCCGACACCGCGCCGGCGGCGCTCGTCACGATCCGAATCGCCCGCGCCGTCGCCGACGACATCATCGCCGATGGCGCGGCCGACCATCCGTGGCTCGGCGTCACCGCCCGCACCCATGCCGAAGAGCCGTTGGGGTCGCTCATCACCGCCCTCACCGAGGACGGGCCGGCGGCATCGGGTGGGGTGGAGGTCGGCGACATCGTCACGGCGATCGGCCAGAATCCGGTCGACAGCATGGAAGCCATGGTCGCCTCGCTGCGCAGCTACGAACCCGGTACCACGGTCGCGATCGAGGTCGATCGCGACGGCGAGTCGATCACCTGCGTGGTCGAACTCGACTCAGTCCTCGACCACGCGGCCTGA
- a CDS encoding zinc-dependent metalloprotease, giving the protein MSDDLPPDGDPFGGIPFIGELMRMLQGQAGGGTDAARQLARTIANDGESEANIDPADRIALEELVRVAELRVQDATDLPVARHGALRVTVANRSQWADQTIDDYRPLFETLAAAMTATMALPDDVPESDPMAQMMAGFSQMMGPMMLGMTTGSMVGNLARSALGGYSLPVPRPPDAPLLVLLRNVDHFGAEWSLDRDDLRLWVCLHEVAHHAVLNVPHVRERLTDLLHRHAGGFEQDPAGIGAGLDELDLSAGPDALAELQETLSDPDKILGAVRSPAQEALQPELTALVAAVTGYVDHVMDQTGGTLIGSYAMLTEALRRRRVEADASDRFVERILGLELDRAQYERGTAFVAGIVERAGSDGLNRLFAEPGNLPTPNEVDAPGLWLARIDLPDDDEPDAAQ; this is encoded by the coding sequence ATGAGCGACGATCTGCCACCCGACGGCGATCCCTTCGGCGGGATCCCGTTCATCGGTGAGCTGATGCGGATGCTCCAGGGCCAGGCGGGGGGTGGCACGGACGCGGCTCGTCAGCTCGCCCGCACCATCGCCAACGACGGTGAGTCGGAGGCGAACATCGACCCGGCGGACCGCATCGCCCTCGAGGAGCTCGTCCGGGTCGCCGAGCTCCGGGTGCAGGATGCGACCGACCTCCCGGTCGCTCGCCATGGTGCGCTGCGGGTCACCGTCGCCAACCGCTCCCAGTGGGCCGACCAGACGATCGATGACTATCGCCCGCTCTTCGAGACCCTCGCCGCGGCGATGACCGCAACCATGGCCCTGCCGGACGACGTCCCCGAGTCCGACCCGATGGCGCAGATGATGGCCGGGTTCTCGCAGATGATGGGCCCGATGATGCTCGGCATGACCACGGGCTCGATGGTCGGCAACCTCGCCCGCAGCGCGCTCGGCGGCTACTCACTGCCGGTGCCCCGTCCGCCCGACGCTCCCCTGCTCGTCCTGCTGCGCAACGTCGACCACTTCGGCGCCGAGTGGTCGCTCGATCGCGACGATCTCCGGCTGTGGGTCTGCCTCCACGAGGTGGCCCACCACGCGGTCCTCAACGTCCCCCACGTGCGCGAGCGGCTCACGGACCTGCTCCATCGCCATGCCGGCGGCTTCGAACAGGATCCGGCCGGTATCGGCGCCGGACTCGACGAGCTGGACCTGTCCGCCGGACCGGACGCCCTCGCCGAGCTGCAGGAGACGCTGTCGGACCCCGACAAGATCCTGGGTGCCGTTCGTTCACCGGCCCAGGAGGCGCTCCAGCCGGAGCTCACCGCGCTCGTCGCCGCCGTCACCGGCTATGTGGATCATGTGATGGATCAGACCGGCGGCACCCTCATCGGCAGCTACGCCATGCTGACCGAAGCGCTGCGGCGCCGCCGGGTCGAGGCGGACGCGAGCGATCGGTTCGTCGAACGGATCCTCGGCCTCGAACTCGACCGGGCGCAGTACGAACGGGGCACCGCGTTCGTCGCCGGCATCGTCGAGCGCGCCGGTTCCGACGGGCTCAACCGCCTGTTCGCCGAACCCGGCAACCTGCCGACGCCCAACGAGGTCGACGCGCCGGGGCTCTGGCTCGCCCGCATCGACCTCCCCGACGACGACGAACCCGACGCGGCTCAGTAG
- a CDS encoding zf-HC2 domain-containing protein, with protein MIGELLSAHLDGELDDAERAAVDAALAADAALAADYEDLRRVRALLRGEAVDPPGGVQERVVAAVDAVRAVDAVEDAPAVVVSLRARRRVPTFAAAAAALVIIASVVGGVGGANALPAIGDLVSQHEVAAAVVEGAPMPDEMMAMAELPMDDAMAAAPPMPGDVEMAHAFSNGPTIHLVYVTSAGEPISVFRHEGDADVDALGSGSVVRADEASMWSAPRDGAYVAVIDGSGYVWVVVSAEPHDAMMDDMMHDLPSRSPSFGERLRDAADVVAEPFRVWD; from the coding sequence ATGATCGGCGAGTTGCTGTCCGCCCACCTCGATGGTGAGCTCGACGACGCCGAGCGGGCCGCGGTCGACGCTGCGCTCGCCGCCGACGCCGCGCTCGCCGCGGACTACGAGGACCTGCGGCGGGTGCGGGCGTTGTTGCGCGGCGAAGCGGTCGACCCGCCCGGCGGCGTTCAGGAGCGCGTCGTCGCGGCCGTCGACGCCGTGCGTGCGGTCGATGCGGTCGAGGATGCGCCCGCCGTCGTCGTCTCGCTGCGAGCGCGGCGCCGCGTCCCCACGTTTGCCGCCGCTGCCGCCGCGTTGGTGATCATCGCCAGTGTGGTGGGTGGTGTGGGCGGGGCGAACGCACTGCCCGCGATCGGTGACCTCGTCTCCCAGCACGAGGTCGCAGCGGCCGTCGTGGAGGGCGCCCCGATGCCCGACGAGATGATGGCCATGGCCGAACTCCCGATGGACGACGCGATGGCGGCTGCGCCGCCGATGCCGGGGGACGTCGAGATGGCCCACGCCTTCTCGAACGGGCCGACGATCCATCTCGTCTACGTCACGTCCGCCGGCGAGCCCATCTCGGTGTTCCGCCACGAAGGCGACGCCGACGTCGATGCCCTCGGGTCGGGGTCCGTCGTCCGCGCCGATGAGGCGTCGATGTGGTCGGCGCCGCGCGACGGCGCCTACGTCGCGGTCATCGACGGCAGCGGGTACGTCTGGGTCGTCGTGAGCGCCGAGCCCCACGACGCGATGATGGACGACATGATGCACGACCTGCCGAGCCGGTCGCCCTCGTTCGGCGAACGACTCCGCGATGCGGCCGACGTCGTGGCCGAACCGTTCCGCGTCTGGGACTAG
- a CDS encoding NAD-dependent epimerase/dehydratase family protein, which produces MTRVVVTGAAGAIGSRVVRQLARTDGIDVLAVDRVGTPVAPDIESKRVDLAAGPLASIFAGADVIVHLASAATPGLPDPTAEELDLAIAQRVLDGAAEAAVGQVVILSTAMVYGAWAANPVPLTEDAPVRPNPDLSWAVARAEVERLALEWGSARPDAAVAVLRPTAIVTDDALGGLARVLHSARVGVAADGDPPVQYLHLDDLAAAVVAAVTGRLDGVANVAPDGWIPPDNLSDLEGPKPRLRVPSWVARALAAARWRFGVAPIPPGVVPYTSHSWVVNNDRMRELGWSPSYSNEEAWVVSHEPGPLDRMPARRRQELALVASVLAIVGVVVGAVLIVRRLRRSGRVVED; this is translated from the coding sequence ATGACCCGCGTCGTCGTCACCGGCGCCGCCGGCGCGATCGGGTCCCGGGTCGTGCGTCAGCTCGCCCGCACCGACGGCATCGACGTGTTGGCGGTCGATCGCGTCGGCACGCCCGTCGCGCCGGACATCGAATCCAAGCGGGTCGATCTCGCCGCGGGGCCGCTCGCGTCGATCTTCGCCGGGGCCGATGTGATCGTGCACCTCGCGTCGGCCGCGACGCCCGGCCTCCCGGATCCGACCGCGGAGGAGCTCGACCTGGCCATCGCCCAGCGGGTCCTCGACGGGGCGGCCGAAGCCGCCGTCGGGCAGGTGGTCATCCTCTCGACCGCGATGGTCTACGGGGCGTGGGCCGCCAACCCGGTGCCGCTCACCGAGGACGCGCCGGTGCGACCGAACCCGGACCTGTCGTGGGCGGTCGCCCGCGCCGAGGTCGAGCGGCTGGCGCTCGAATGGGGAAGTGCCCGTCCCGACGCGGCGGTGGCGGTGCTCCGACCGACCGCGATCGTGACCGACGATGCCCTGGGCGGACTCGCCCGCGTCCTGCACTCCGCCCGCGTCGGTGTCGCGGCCGACGGTGACCCGCCGGTTCAATACCTCCATCTCGACGATCTGGCGGCGGCCGTGGTCGCCGCGGTCACGGGCCGCCTCGACGGCGTGGCGAACGTGGCCCCCGACGGCTGGATCCCGCCCGACAACCTCTCCGACCTCGAGGGTCCGAAGCCGCGGCTGCGGGTGCCCTCGTGGGTCGCCCGCGCGTTGGCGGCGGCCCGCTGGCGCTTCGGTGTCGCCCCGATCCCGCCCGGTGTCGTTCCCTACACGTCCCACAGCTGGGTCGTGAACAACGACCGCATGCGCGAGCTCGGTTGGTCGCCGAGCTACTCCAACGAGGAGGCGTGGGTCGTCAGCCACGAGCCCGGCCCGCTCGATCGGATGCCGGCCCGTCGGCGTCAGGAACTCGCGCTCGTCGCCTCCGTCCTCGCGATCGTCGGCGTGGTCGTCGGCGCGGTGCTGATCGTGCGCCGGCTGCGTCGCTCAGGCCGCGTGGTCGAGGACTGA
- a CDS encoding twin-arginine translocase TatA/TatE family subunit, with protein sequence MLAIINGNEWIYLLILVVVVFGGAKIPQLARSLGQAQNEFKKGLSEDADDNDEDDAKSSK encoded by the coding sequence ATGCTCGCCATCATCAACGGAAATGAATGGATCTATCTGCTGATCCTCGTCGTCGTCGTGTTCGGGGGCGCCAAGATTCCGCAGCTCGCTCGCTCACTCGGGCAGGCCCAGAACGAATTCAAGAAGGGTCTGTCGGAGGACGCCGACGACAACGACGAGGACGACGCCAAGTCCAGCAAGTGA
- a CDS encoding molybdenum cofactor biosynthesis protein MoaE, whose product MLIPPSDTDDWLGLTEAVLPVGAAADWAVLPRCGAVVLFSGTARDHAPGREGVEQLEYEAYEEHVVPRLTEIAATMREQWPTLGRVALLHRVGIVPVGESSVVVVASAPHRVEAFAAARFGIDTLKATVPIWKRETWKDGESWGLEAQHITEVAGDAGSTGGAA is encoded by the coding sequence GTGCTGATCCCTCCTTCCGACACCGACGATTGGCTGGGCCTGACCGAGGCCGTTCTCCCCGTCGGTGCCGCCGCCGACTGGGCGGTTCTGCCCCGCTGTGGCGCGGTGGTGCTGTTCAGCGGCACCGCGCGGGATCACGCACCGGGCCGTGAGGGCGTGGAGCAGCTCGAGTACGAGGCGTACGAGGAGCATGTCGTCCCGCGGCTCACCGAGATCGCGGCGACGATGCGCGAACAGTGGCCCACGCTCGGTCGCGTGGCGTTGCTCCACCGAGTCGGGATCGTGCCCGTCGGGGAGTCCTCCGTGGTGGTGGTGGCCTCGGCCCCCCATCGCGTCGAGGCGTTCGCCGCGGCTCGGTTCGGTATCGACACGCTCAAGGCCACCGTGCCGATCTGGAAGCGCGAGACGTGGAAGGACGGTGAGTCCTGGGGCCTCGAGGCCCAGCACATCACCGAGGTCGCAGGCGATGCCGGGAGCACCGGGGGCGCCGCGTGA
- a CDS encoding ROK family protein, producing MISIGVDLGGTKTMAVLVEDGRIIDEAKKSTPRVGGPDDVLDAIAAVVAKIDPDHRAPAIGVGVPGPVRPGTGVLPVARNLPGWDHDVDVAAGLAERCEGRRVVVDNDVNVGTLAEARIGAGAGVADLLGVFMGTGVGAGLVLDGRLRQGPRGVAGELGHAYVAFRDLHDAAVGRGELEDYAGRRMMEARARAHHDAGEATALVELVGDGRMKSSTWAKALEAEDPVAARLVDDATEAMAAALASAVALVDVELIVLGGGMAERLGEPFRADLEARVAARAFAGVGAPVRSAMLGDTGGALGAALLVEVAA from the coding sequence GTGATCTCCATCGGCGTCGATCTCGGCGGCACCAAGACCATGGCGGTCCTCGTCGAGGACGGCCGCATCATCGACGAGGCGAAGAAGTCGACGCCGCGCGTCGGCGGGCCCGACGACGTGCTGGACGCCATCGCCGCGGTCGTGGCGAAGATCGACCCGGACCATCGCGCCCCGGCGATCGGCGTCGGCGTGCCCGGCCCGGTCCGTCCCGGCACCGGCGTGCTCCCGGTGGCGAGGAACCTCCCGGGTTGGGATCACGACGTCGACGTCGCCGCGGGGCTCGCCGAGCGGTGCGAAGGCCGACGCGTCGTGGTGGACAACGACGTGAACGTCGGCACGCTCGCCGAGGCGCGGATCGGTGCCGGGGCCGGCGTCGCGGACCTGCTCGGCGTGTTCATGGGCACCGGCGTGGGCGCCGGACTGGTGCTGGACGGCCGGCTCCGGCAGGGCCCGCGTGGCGTTGCCGGCGAGCTGGGCCACGCGTACGTCGCGTTCCGGGACCTCCACGACGCGGCGGTCGGTCGCGGCGAGCTGGAAGACTATGCCGGTCGCCGGATGATGGAGGCGCGCGCCCGCGCCCACCACGACGCCGGTGAGGCGACGGCGCTGGTCGAGCTCGTGGGCGACGGACGCATGAAGTCGAGCACCTGGGCGAAGGCCCTGGAGGCCGAGGACCCCGTTGCGGCCCGGCTCGTGGACGATGCGACAGAGGCCATGGCCGCCGCACTCGCCAGCGCCGTCGCCCTCGTCGACGTGGAGCTGATCGTGCTGGGTGGCGGGATGGCCGAGCGGCTCGGTGAGCCGTTTCGGGCCGACCTGGAAGCGCGCGTCGCCGCCCGCGCCTTCGCCGGCGTGGGCGCGCCGGTGCGTTCCGCGATGCTCGGTGACACCGGCGGTGCACTGGGGGCCGCCCTGCTGGTCGAGGTCGCCGCGTGA